A single Gammaproteobacteria bacterium DNA region contains:
- the arsC gene encoding arsenate reductase (glutaredoxin) (This arsenate reductase requires both glutathione and glutaredoxin to convert arsenate to arsenite, after which the efflux transporter formed by ArsA and ArsB can extrude the arsenite from the cell, providing resistance.), protein MKVTIYHNPRCSKSRQTLDLIRKRNIDPDVIEYLKTPPDRATLERILALLELEPRDLMRKNESVYKQEKLDDKALSREALISAMLDYPILIERPIVLSKSKARIGRPPEKVLEIL, encoded by the coding sequence ATGAAAGTGACTATCTACCACAATCCGCGCTGTTCAAAATCTCGACAGACGCTCGATCTCATTCGCAAGCGAAACATCGATCCGGATGTCATCGAGTATCTCAAGACACCGCCGGACAGGGCGACCCTAGAGAGAATCTTGGCGTTGCTGGAATTGGAGCCCCGGGACCTGATGAGAAAGAATGAGAGCGTATATAAGCAAGAAAAACTCGATGACAAAGCGTTGAGCCGAGAGGCGCTGATCTCGGCGATGCTTGACTATCCCATTTTGATTGAACGCCCCATTGTTCTAAGCAAGAGCAAGGCGCGGATCGGACGTCCACCCGAGAAGGTTCTCGAAATCCTCTAA
- a CDS encoding virulence factor BrkB family protein — MPRRVLDKIINQCKWIMDFLVFVTRQFMADGCQRTAASLSYTTVLSLVPLIAVMFVALKAFPVYQDLGNEIQDYIFRNFVPAASESVQSHIQQFATRATQLTAAGIIFLVLIAVMMMVTIENALNKIWRVHAKRHALSSFAMYWAVLTLGPLLVGVGLVATSYVVSLPLVSDVEVRLGLKTRFIAWTPFVTTTLAFTLLYMLVPNRRVPFRPAVIGGVVAALLFEVAKRGFAFYVTHFPTYEAIYGALVSIPLFLVWVYLSWLVILLGAEITRSLVTFPTWRRHVKAYGDEGFFVAAYRTIGQLWEAQRRGRSISTEEIVKKERRIDDERATAVLDRLVQARWVHRTASGKWVLSRDLGQQTLLELYESVPGPLPVTNASGGQQDEWDTALRTVLEGQGKSMQVPLKSLYEGSP; from the coding sequence ATGCCAAGGCGAGTGCTTGACAAAATCATAAACCAATGCAAGTGGATCATGGATTTTCTTGTGTTTGTTACGAGACAGTTCATGGCCGACGGGTGTCAGCGAACTGCAGCATCGCTTTCCTATACGACGGTTTTGTCTTTGGTCCCGTTGATAGCCGTTATGTTCGTCGCTCTCAAGGCATTTCCGGTATACCAAGACCTCGGCAATGAAATCCAAGATTATATCTTTCGAAATTTTGTGCCCGCCGCGAGTGAATCCGTGCAGAGCCATATCCAGCAGTTTGCGACCCGTGCTACGCAACTGACTGCCGCCGGGATCATCTTTTTGGTGCTCATTGCGGTCATGATGATGGTAACCATTGAAAATGCCTTAAATAAGATTTGGCGGGTGCATGCAAAACGTCACGCACTATCGAGCTTCGCGATGTATTGGGCGGTACTCACACTCGGCCCGTTACTAGTCGGGGTGGGATTAGTAGCGACATCGTATGTCGTCTCGTTACCATTGGTTTCGGACGTGGAAGTACGGCTTGGTCTCAAGACCCGGTTTATTGCATGGACGCCCTTCGTAACGACAACGCTCGCATTTACGCTCTTGTACATGCTGGTGCCCAACCGACGCGTACCGTTTCGCCCTGCGGTAATCGGCGGTGTCGTGGCCGCGCTGTTATTCGAAGTGGCCAAGCGGGGCTTTGCCTTCTACGTCACACATTTCCCGACCTATGAGGCGATCTATGGCGCCCTGGTCAGCATTCCGCTGTTCCTGGTTTGGGTATATTTATCTTGGCTTGTGATCCTGCTCGGCGCAGAGATCACCCGTAGCCTGGTCACGTTTCCGACCTGGCGCCGACATGTCAAGGCATATGGTGATGAGGGCTTCTTTGTCGCCGCCTACCGTACCATCGGGCAGCTGTGGGAGGCTCAAAGGCGGGGTCGCTCGATTTCGACGGAGGAGATCGTCAAGAAGGAGCGGCGCATCGACGATGAGCGTGCCACGGCGGTGCTCGACCGGCTTGTGCAGGCCCGGTGGGTGCATCGGACGGCGTCCGGTAAGTGGGTCTTGTCGCGGGATCTGGGTCAGCAGACCTTGCTGGAACTCTACGAGTCGGTGCCAGGTCCCCTGCCTGTCACGAACGCGAGCGGGGGTCAGCAGGATGAGTGGGACACGGCCTTGCGTACTGTGCTCGAGGGTCAAGGCAAGTCGATGCAGGTCCCGTTAAAATCCCTTTATGAGGGCAGCCCGTAA